The stretch of DNA GAAACTTTAAGCGAGGTTGGGAATTTTATAAGAAGCTTATTCGGGTGAATGATTCTCTATTTAGTGAAGAAAAAAACAAACAACTACTAGAAGTACAGACTCGTTATGAAGCCCAAAAGAAAGAGCAAGCCATCAAGATCAAAAATAAGCAGATTTCTTTGTTAAAGAAGGAAAAAGAGCATGAGCGCTTGCTCAAGCGTAGGTTCATTGAGTCATTGGTAAGTACATGTGTTGTTGGCATTCTAATTATCATATTGTTGTACTCAAAAATTAAGAGCAAAAAACGCTTAATCGAGTATAATAAACAGTTGCATAAGATTGAAAATAAAAACCTGCAAAGAGAGTTGAATTTAAAACAACAACAGTTAACATCTAAGGCTTTACATATTGTTCAAAAAAACGGCATGCTGGAAAAGATTCGTAAAAATTTGCAACAAATGAATGAAAATAAAGAAAGTCCAAACCAAGAGTTAATAAAGTTGTTGCGTATGGTAAGTTCCAGTCTGAAAGCTGATCGGGAATGGGATAATTTTTTTAGTTTCTTTTCAGAGGTTCACCAAGACTTTTTTCAACAACTGAAAATAAAAAGTGAAAAATTAAGTAATTCAGAATTACGTTTGTGTGCGTTGATTAAATTGAAATTCACGTCTAAAGAAATCTCCTCTATTTTGGGCATTACTTATGGGAGCATTTCTGTGGCTCGTCATAGAGTTCGTAAAAAACTTGCGCTGTCGAAAGAGCGTAAGCTATCAGATTTTCTTGCAGATTTATAGAGCTACTCACAAAATTGCGTCAATGAATTTATTAAACGTAAAGGTTGTTTTACTCAATGTTACCCCTTGGTTTATGTAATGAAAAAATAGTCTGAGAGTAGTTTCTTGGTAACCATTTTCTTTGAAGAAGTAAGGAGGCAAAATGATGTTGTAAGTAAGAAAAGCAAATAAAATTGTTTGCCTCTTCAATATATCTGATAAAAGCTTTGTTTGAGAAGTTTAACCAAATCATCAAGACCTTCTCCAAAGACTCTCAGTTTATCATTGTTACCCACAACAAGCGCACGATGGCAAGCACCGACCTGATGTATGGTGTGACCATGCGCGAGCAGGGAGTGTCTATGGTAGTGCCGGTAGACTTACGTGGGTTGGATTAGTAAAGCATATCCCGTTTTTTTTCTCAACCTGTCTCCCTTTTTTCTCGTTTATGTGGTTATCTAAGTATCAAACCAAGACTACAACAGATGAAGCATGCTGAATTAAACGATCAGGCAAATCGCTTATGGCAAAGCTACTGGCAAAAAGCCCAAGCAGGTTTGCCCCTTTCCAACACTTTTGAAGCACAGTTTTGGGCAACTTACAAACCCTTGATTCAACAAAGACAAGTGGTGAGTGTTCAAAACAAAAACATACCAAATACTCAAAAAATATCTCGTACTACACAAGCTGAGTTGATGACAATATTTTATAAATATTGGGACAGGGCTTTTGAGCATGAAAAGGTTTTTTATGCCAAAAAAGCTGATAATATGGGTGAAGTAGTACTGGGGGGATGTGTAGCCTATGTGTTGATGGGAGGTTTGTTTGTAGCCTCTTTGGTGGTGGCTTTTGCTGGGCTTTATTCAGCATTGGTGTATACCCTGTTTGCCCTGTTGGTAGTTTGGGGGGTACAGCAGTTGATCAAACCCAATGATACCAATGTGATAGACCCATACCAACCTCCTGAAAAAAGGGTGATTGTTTCTTTAAATCATGATGCTTTGAAAGTGGCAGAATTGAATTCAGCGAGTAGGCAAGTAGTAAAAGTTTTGAAGTACGAAAACATTGATACTATGTGGAAGGTAGCAGACGGTTTTTTAGTATCGGGCAGAGATCAAGGGCAACTTATAGAGTTAAAAGTACCTTCGGGGGTGAGCATTTTTAACAAAATGTTGTTCTTTATCAGCGAGGTAGTGTCATATAACTATTTGCGCAAGCAATAAAACAAGCAGATGGAAAACATACACCAGAATCAACTAGAGCACCAAGCCGCGCAAAAGTGGCAAGAGTACGCTCAAGGGGTGGCAAAGCTTCACTCAACCCAGAAAAAACACAGTGTACAAGTGTTTTGGGCAAGTTATGAGCAACTATTGGCAAAAGCCCACCAAAGGCAATTAAAGCAACAACAAATACAAGCAACTCCACCTGTAGCCGTAGTACAAACCCAGCAAACAGCCGTAATTACTACCGCCGAACATGCGTATTTGCCTTGGGTAAAGCTCATGGTACCCTATTGGGACAAACTGCCTTTGAAGTTACAATACAGCGAGCAAATGGTGACCCCATTACAGGCAGAGCAAGAAGGTTGTGTCAATGTGACAAAATGGTTAGGACTCTTTTTAATCAGTTTAGCGGCTGTAATTACATTTTTCTTTGCTTACTACTTAGTGTCAATAGTTTGTGTGGCTATTTTGATCACTATTTTTAGTGTCAAAGACCCTGGTACTACCCGCCGAGTAGTGCCTACCCTCTACCATAGTTATGAGTTTTCGCCCGATTATATCACTTATGAGAAAAAAGCAGTATATCAAAACAGCCAATTAAAACCACGGGTAAGGCAGTTACAAATTCCTTACAAAACCATTGGTTATATATACACTGAAGAACAAGGGGTGCGCATTCAGCCAAAAAGTGGGACGAAATGGGTAGACAGCGACCGTAAGTCTCATTCTCACCTGATGATTGACCAACGCATAGTGGCTTTCAATCAAGTGGCGTCTTTTATAAGAGATGTGATCAATGCCAATTATGCAAACTGGATGAAACAACCATAAAATAAAACCATCTTGAAAGATATAGATCAAAAAGATATAGGTCAACTAGAAGAGAAAGCAGCTGGTATGTGGCAAGCATACAGAAACCAAATACCGGATTTTTGGGCAGATTATGAAAGCATACTGGCAAAGGCAAAACAAAACCAACAGGCGTTGATGCAAGCACCTGCTTTGCCCCTGATTTGGTTTGGACAGATTTGATAAGGCATTACCTGCCCAACCAGCAGAGTTTTACCTGTATGACAGAAAAACGGGTAAGTGGTTGTTTTACTTTGCTAAAGATCATGTTGTTTGTTGGTGTCTTATTATTTAGCCTGATCTTCCTGTTATTACAGGCGTTTTTGATTACGTTATTTGGGGGAGTATTGGCAGTGTTCATTGGGAGGAGTTTTGAGAGCAGAAAGCATACTGTGTATTACCGTTTTGATTTTGCTCCTAATGGTTTGACGTGTACCAAGCGAGTAGCATATAGCCAAAGCAAGCAATATGTAATTGCCGTACAAGTGCCTTATGCTACGGTGATAAATGTACGAAGAAATCAGGGGCAAACCATACAACTGGCAAGTCCACAAGGGCAGGTTTGGTACGATGCTTCCAGCAGAACCTATAACAAAGTGGTTATTCCGGCTGGTGTAGCCCAACACCCACCTATATATGATTTCTTATCGGCAGTAGCAAAATATAACCGTCAGTTAAACCCCTAAGCGAGCATGTTGTTAGGAAAGGTACTTGTTTTTTAATACTGGTCGAGTAACAATGGTTGCGTCAGCTGGACTCAGCCTTATTTTGTTGGCGTTAAGAAATTTGAGCAATGAAGCCGTAAAAACAGATCACTGTTTGAGCGAAGCGAGTTTGAGCTGTTTCGGCGGAATGAAACAAATTTTAGCAACAACAAAATACAGCTGCGGGGTTTTTGGTTACTTTTTGACCTGGAGCAAAAAGTAACGGCTCACAGATATTCGAATTATTGATTTTATAATAGTGCCTGCTGATTCGTATTCATTTGATAGGTTATGAATTGTTAGCTGTCGCTCCTACTGGTAGGTTTTTCTTATAAAAAATGAGCAACTTCGCTGAGGATTGCGAAACTTGAGGTTTCGATCGGGCGTGTGGACACTGCCCGAGGCGGAGAGCAACAAGGAATGACCATTTGGTGTGATAATGATACACCATGGTATGACAATCACCATGAACCCTACTTTCATTTGACTATTCGTCAGGAGGTGGCTTGCTTTGATGAGGTAAAACACTTTATACAAGATGTGTTGAAGGTTAATCAGGCAAGTAGCCCATAAAATAAATGGCATGAAAAAAATAGATCCACACGAGTTAGAAAACAAGGCAACTGGTATGTGGCAAATATACAGAAACCAAATGCCGGATTTTTGGGCAGATTACGAGGCGTTAATTGGACAGTCAAGGATGTTGTTTCGAAAGAAACCTATAATTGCCCCTGTGCCTATAAACCATACTGCCAAAAGGCTTATTGCCAAATATTGGGTGAAGAAGTTGCCCGAATTACATTATGTAAACATACGTCAGAGCACAATGCGGGGTGTAGCATTTCTTTGAGTTTAATTATATCATTGTTTGCGTTATCGCTGGGAGCAATTGCTTTATTCACAGGTGTTTGGAGCTTGCCATTGGGTGCATGGTGGTGGCAATGGTGGCTATCTTGATGAAAATGCTAAATTTTGCGGGCAACAAGCCAGACCAAAAGATAACCTTGGAAGTAAAAATTGTCATTGAACCACATCAGTTGGTATATCATTTCAGAGATGATCAGGCAAAGGTCTATAATACCGTCAAGATACGTTATGATTGGATAGCAGGGTTGCAAGAAGAAGGAGAAGTGGTAAGAATAGTAGGGCATAAAAAGCAAGAAACCTGGCAAGGCAACATCAAAGGGGTGTTTCATCCCGTGTTTCTATACCAAGACATGCACGAGTTTAACCATATAAAGTTCTTTTTGCAAGAGCTGGCGAGGCATCATCATCAACAGAGAATCCGTTAAAAAAAACAGGTGATGATGATAAAAACAATAAGTAGATCAAAAAAAATAATATACAATGAACAACCCAATAGAACGACCAAGCAATGCCTTGTGGCAGCAACAGTGGCAGTGTCAAAACGCCCCACGTTTTGATGAGAATTTTTGGAAGGCTTATGAGAGACTCATTAGAAGGGCAAAAGCGGTACAAAATGAGCCTAAAGATTCCACGCTCATAAAACCCGAAGATAAAATAACCCAGTTACTCACCAAGTATTGGACAAAAGTACCTAAATTTGATTATGCAGAAAGTGGCACCAGACAAGATGAACCCTTCACTGCTTTGGTTGTAATTTTTGGTATAATGGCAACGACTACTATAGTGTTGTTGCTAGGCAACTTTCATCGAATGTTGATAGAGATGACATTAGCCATTGGGCTCATTTTCATTAGTTTCCTTCCTGACAAAAATTCACTAGAAGGAGAAAATGAAAGGGACAGTCAGGTAAGGCTTGAAACGCAGCACTTGGTATATCGTTCACAATACTGTTATGGCATTAAGGAAACTACTGTATATGTACCTTATAGCCAGATAGAAACCTTGCAGCAACACAAGAAAGGAATAAAATTAGTAGGGCGAAGGGGAGAGGAAAAGTGGGCAGATGCGGGTAAAGTAGGTGTGCCTGAGATAATATTACCCTCAGCGATGGAAGGCTATGCCACTTTGTGTTTGTTTCTCAATGAGGTGGCAACTTATAACTACCAACAAAGAAAACACCTATTGTATCATTAATAAATTGCGCCTCGCCACAAACACTTACAGGTTTGGCATCGTTGCATATAAAAGAATACACCCAACAACACTCAATATGGAAGAGGCTTCTTTAAATCAATTATCTGCTATTGAGAGCAACCTGACACAAAAGGGAGATGAATTGTGGCAACAATACCCTGTGGCTAACGACGACCTTGACGCTGAAAGTTCCAGCGAAACCCCTCATTTTTGGAAGCATTACGACCGCCTGATAGACGAAGCCCGTCAGCGTCAACTGACCAAAAGTGTAGACAAAGCATTGGCATTGGCAGAAGACGTGTTTTTATCAAACCAACAACAATTCAAGTCTGTACCGATTCCTTTGGGCAAATACTTTTACAAGCCCCAGGGCTTACACCCTAAAGCCAAATTTTATGTAGGTTTGGGTGGGGTTTGGATCGTTAATTTTTTTGCGTTGGGTTCAGGATTGATCCCTACAGGAGTGCAGGGTTGGCTTACCCTTTTTCAGTTGGGCTTTGGGGTGTATATTATTATGAAGCTGGTAAACCTGTTTGCTGGCAAAACCACCAACGACATTGCCATTGAATCTAGCTATATCAGAGACAAAGCCCATCAATTGATGTTGGCACTCAAAGACATTACTGCAATAGAAGAAACCTCCCGAGGTCTGTTGGTCAAAAGTACCCACTCGGCAGGCAACCAGCAAGGGCAATTGCTTGTTCCCAAAAACACCGAAGAGTATGGCAACATTGTCCAGTTTGTGAAGCAAGTAGTAGCAGTAAACGAGCACCAGCCCAATATCTACCCCGACTTGCCCTCTATCAAAGCACATCATTGGGCAAACCCTATTGCCGAAATTAAGCATGAACGTCGTTTTATTGTACCCAAAACCGGGATGAAAGGAATAGGAGCCATGCCTTTAGAATGGACAGGGGCAATGGTAGGCGTGATAGGGGCAAGTGTTGGAGCCATTTCGTTTTTTGGTATTCCTATGTTTGGGATGGCAGGAATCTTAGGCATGATCTATTCCTTAGACCTTTTTTTCAAAAACAAACAACGTTTTGCCCTGCATCACATCCACATTACCCAAGAACACCTCGTGTATACCTTTAGCTATAACCATCGATTGCGCAACATCCACATCCCCCTCAAAGAAATATATGGTTTAAAAAGAACCCGTCGAGGCATAAAAATATTGAACCAACAAGGCAAACCGTATTGGACAACCTTGGAGTATCCACACAAAAAATACGAACCCATCATTCCCAAGAAAAACCCTCAGGCATTGCACATTCAAGTGTTTTTAGAAGAAGTAGTGGCCCACAACCGAGGGCTGGGTTAGCCCCATATCTCAGGGGCTATTGCTTTGAGTCTGGTGTATACCTTTTGCAAAGGCAAACCCACCACATTATAATAGTCCCCTTCGATGCGCTCAATGCCCACCATTCCAATCCACTCCTGAATACCATACGCCCCCGCCTTGTCAAACGGTTGATAATGTTCAATATAATAATTGACCTCTTGTGTAGTAAGCGATTTAAACACCACCTGAGTAGTTTCGGCAAAAACTTCGTACTTATGTTGGTAATAAATACAAACCCCTGTTACCACCTCATGCGTGTTGCCAGAAAGCGCCAGCAACATTTGTTGGGCATGCGCCTTGTTCTGAGGTTTGCCCAATATTTTATGGTCATGAATTACCACCGTATCGGCAGTAATGATCAACTCATGCGGTTGGACATCTTTCTCAAAAGCTTGAGCCTTAAGGCGCGCAAGGTATTGAGCGGCCTCATGTGGTGGTTGAGCATCGCCCACCGACTCATCTATAGGTTTGGTACGTACCTCAAAGTCAACCCCCAACGACGCAAGTAACTCTTTGCGGCGAGGCGAACCAGAAGCTAAAGTGATTTTTATCATATTTGTGAGTTAGTCGATAGTTGTTAGTCCGGAGTCGGTAGCACCTACCTGGTTTCGTTATTGGTGTTTAGCCCTTAGGCTAAAAGCTTGAAGCTGTAAACTCTCCCGACTTCCATCTACCGATTTTATAAACCGCTAAAAATCAACGTTCTATAAAATCGGTAAGTTGCTTGTAGAGCAGCGTCAAACTTGAAGCTTGTCGCTAAAAGCACCGATATTCATCAGTATCTAAGGACTTGAAGCTGTAAACTCTCCCGACTCCCAATTTTTAACTAACAAATTCATAAGCCACTGAAAGTAAGCATACTATGAATTTGTTAGTTGCCGATGGAACAGGGTGTAGCACCGATATTCATCAGTATCTAAGGGCTCGGAGCTGTAAACTCTCCCGACTCCCAATTTTTAACTACGCTTTTTATAAGTTGCTAAAAATCAGCGTGATATAAAAAAGTGGTTACCTGTGGAACAGGGTATAGCACCGATATTCATCAGTATCTAAGGGCTCGGAGCTGTAAACTCTCCCGACTCCCGACTATGGACTCCCAACTAACTAATCTACTTCTTATTAAACTTTCGTAACTTAATTTCAGTCAGCTTACGCTTGGTATCCAAAGCAAAATCGCCCTTCATCATCCAGTCATAATAACCGTGTTCACGCTCCAGCACCCACTCTACAGGCTTGCCCTTAAACTTACCAAAGTTAAATACCTCTTGCCCCTTGTCGTTAAACACCATACGCCCGGCAAAGTCTACAATCTTGTCGTTAACCAACTCATGCAGCTTGTTTACATCATTGTGTACAGGCACAAAAGAATTGCCCTCCTTGTCTTTGATCTCTACCCCTTCGTAATGGTGAATTTGGGCGTTGAGCACCTCAAGTGTAGCCACTGTATCAGCCTCGGCAGTGTGGGCATCTTCTAGGCTCTTGTTGCAATAAAACTTATAAGCCGCCGTAAGCGTGCGAGGCTCCATCATAAAGAAAATCTTTTGGGCATCTACCAGTTTGCGGTTATTCACCGAAAAGTCAACCCCTACCCGCAAAAATTCTTCTACCAACACAGGCACATCAAAACGCACAATGTTGTAGCCGGCTAAGTCGCAACCCTCTAAAAACTTCACCAAATTTTTGGCAATGCTCTTAAAAGTAGGTGCATCCTTTACGTGTTCGTCATAAATGCCATGTACCAAACTAGATTCAATCGGAATAGGCATTTCAGGGTTAATCTTCTTTACATCTTTTTCAATTTCACCATTAGGCAGTGCTTTTATAAAAGCCCACTCTACTATACGGTCTTTGGCGATATTGGTACCAGTTGTTTCTAAGTCGAAAAAAACCAAAGGGTTTTTAAGGTTGAGTGTATGTTGCATAAATTTATAGCTTCACCTGATTTGTTTGCTTCAGGTTGATTTTTATTTAATTCTATTTTTATCTTAGTAATGGACAAAAAATAATCTTTCGATTTGGGAAATGACCTTTACTACTGATACTTCGTTATTTTTATTGCTCGTAGCGCTGCTACGAACGCAAAAACCGATAGCTGCAGCTTGCTGCGCTGAGCTCTGCCAAAGGCTAAATGCCTCGCCTCAGTGGTAAATCTCTATCTCCAAATGGATACCTTATTTTTCAACCATTACTTAGCGACAAGCAACCAGCTGTAGGCAACAAGCTTTGCCTTCAACTGTTTATCAACTTGCTGATTACTTGTAGCTTATCGCTTGCCACCTGTAGCTTATCGCTAGTTACTCACAATCTCCTCTGCCAGCAGCTTAAGGTCTAAATTATCAAAATTGCCCGAACTCATCATGAGCAAGTTGGTAGCATCCCAGGACTGAGCGTGCAGAAAGTCAACCAATTGAGTTGACTGATCAAACACCGTCAGATTGCTTTGCCCAAAGGCTGCCTTGATGTCATCGGCATTAATAGTCTCTAGTTTCTTAAGCGCAATTGCCTCAGGGTTAAAAAACACCACTGCTGTATCAGCTTTTTGCAAAGCGTTGTGGTATTGTCCCAAAAAATCTTTATTCAAACTACTAAAAGTATGTAGCTCCAGACAAGCCACCAGATTCCGGTCGGCATATTGCTTTTTCAACGCCTGAGTAGTGGCCGTTACCTTAGAAGGCGCGTGGGCAAAATCTTTGAACACCGCCTTGTCATTGTTTTCCGCAATCTTTTCCATTCGGCGCGAAGCCCCCGTAAAAGATGGAATCGCCTCATAAAATTGAGCTTCACTCAGGTTCAACTGCAGGCACATTGCCTTGGCTACTGCCAAATTTTGCATGTTATGGTTGCCAAACAGTTTTACCTTTACCTCTCCGTGTTGTTCGGTCAGTAGCACCGTTTGGTTGTCTACTATTTTATGGGGATGCTCTTGGTAAGGTGTCTGGGTGATGCCTTTTCTAGGTTCACGGCAGATGGCAGCTACTCGAGGGTCTTGGGTATTAAAAAACAGCTTGCCTCCGTCTACAAATGTATCAGCAAACTGAGCAAACACCTGAGTGTAGGCTTCAAAAGTCTTAAAAATATTGATATGATCCCAGGCAATGCCCGTGATACAACCTATATGTGGGCGGTAATGCAAAAACTTAGACGTACGGTCTATGGGTGATGACAAGTACTCGTCGCCCTCTATAATTGCCACTGGAGCATCAGCCGTTATTTTTACCGTAGAGTTATACCCCGCCAGTTGTGCCCCCACTATGTAGTCGCAAGGCAAGCCATGGTATTTAAACACGTGCAAAAGCATCGCTGTAATGGTGGTTTTGCCGTGGCTTCCGCCTACTACTACCCTTTGCTTATCAGCAAAACTCTGGTAGATGTACTCAGGGTAAGAGTAGATTTTGATACCCATGTTCTGGGCTTTTTTTAGTTCAGGATTATCAGGACGGGCATGCATGCCCAAAATCACAAAATCGGTTTGATCGGTGATTTTTTCCGGAAACCAGCCAAACTCATCAGGCAACAAACCATGTTGGGCAAGCTTGCCCTTCGAAGGGTCAAAAATATAGTCATCCGAACCACTTACCTGGTGTCCCCTTTGGTGCAACGCAATTGCCAGATTATGCATGACGCTTCCACCAATGGCAATAAAATGTATCTTATTTACTGTTTTGCTCATGTGCCATAAGAATGAAATTCAAATATAAGAATTTTTTGTTTGCACTATAGACGAGCGGTTTTAAAATAAATGAGGCGGGTGACAATGCGGGAGTTTGTGATACCCTCATTGTTTTAGCTGTTCCGAAGGGCACTCGAAACCCCTAAAAATAAGTAGGGCTTTCTTATAACAATAGTCCATAGCATTTAGTCCGTAGTCCATAGCTGATTCGAGTAAATGTTTACCTTGTGAACACTTGAAAACCTGTAGTTTATGATAAACCTGTATACTCGTCTTATTTTTAAGTGGGTTTCAGTTTTACACCTACACACGCATTTAAAGAGTTTTTAAATTCATAAGCACCTGATCGTTAGTAATCAACTTTGACTAAAATCACTGCGGAGTATTGATTTCCAAAACTTGATTTTTAATCAAAATTCTGAAAATGCAACCCTAAAGTCAAAGATTAAATTAGAAAAAATCCGGATACAGTTCTGCTTACAGCTCCGAGCTTGTACTCGGAGGATTTAGAAACTCGGTTTTCGAAAACACACGCGCTTTAGTTTTTAAGCGCAGCACAGCAATTGAACAAAAACAACAAACAGCTACGCCTCGCGCCATTCGTAATTAAATAAGGTTCGTAATTCTAAAGCTCTTCTTTTGCCTCCTCCAATATTTTGCTGATGGCTTTTGCGATGTCAATCACTTGCTGTTTGTAGTCATTTTCATTGACTAAGCCTTTATGATGATTGAGCTTTAGGCTGTGATAACTTCCAGAAGTGATAATCACTTGTTGCTCGTAGGCTTGATCATACAAGTTATGTTTTACCAACAACTCTTGAGTCATCGTCAGGGCTTTCTTCAACTTAGCTTTGTCGAGGCACTTTTTTATCTTGATTTCTTCTGCCAAAAATGCTTGTTGCTCGGCAGATGGTTGTCCATTTGCTTGGTGGTTGGGTGCTTGAACCAACCTAAAATTTAGCGCTTGTTCGTCAAGAAAATAGAGTCCCCAATCAAACCCTTCGTCTTCGAGCTTTGCGTGAGGTGAGTCCTCAACCTTGCTCCATCGCTTGGGGGCTTCTGCCAATCGTGTTTTTTTGCTTACCTCTTCAGCCGCTTCAATAAAGTTTTGAGCACTGGCAAAGGCTTCCTGTATGGAAGCTCCCTTCGCTAGGTTTTTATAAAAGTATTGGGCAAATTTTGCCGCTTTTGCATCACTTATATTCACCTTTGCCGCAATCACCACCTTTAGCCCCAAATCAAACAATGCGTTTACATGGGCATAGGTAGAACAACCATTCAAAAAGATTAACTTGAGCGACGTTGGATTTTTTTGGCTTAACTCGTTTGCCAAGGGGTAAAAAAAAGCCGCTTTGTCTTGCAACCTCAACCCTTGCCAGTTGGCGTGCCCTCCAAAGTGAAAGATAGTTACTTGGTTTTTCAAGTTTTGCAGGTATTCAAAATAAGCAGGTAAGTCTAGCCCTGACCGACTAAAGTGCCTGAGTACTCCTCGAGTCTCCAAGGAGGCTAACTCGTCTTGCATGGCGTTTTTTTCTTTGTTGAGGCTTGGCAGATTTTCGTGTGGATCGGCAAAAGCGGAAAAAATAACGGTGTTTTTGTTCATTTGGGTGGTGGTTTAAGGGCTTATTAAAACTTGCGTAAATGATCACGCAAGTTTTAAATTGTTTTCTAGAAGGGTTATTTATGATTATTCACGTTTCCTTTCACGCTCCCAAAAACCATGTTGCTGTCTCCAGTTACTTGTATATTGTTTTCGGTTTTGCCTGCCTCGTGGTTTTTATTTTTAGCCTCTTCGGGCAATTTCAAGTCTTCTTCTTCCATTATATCTACCAAACCCAAAATAGCCTCCATGATGTTTACATGGGTAATACTGGCATCGTTCCAATCTATAGTTCCCTCCCTTAGTTGCTTTTGTA from Microscilla marina ATCC 23134 encodes:
- a CDS encoding Maf family nucleotide pyrophosphatase; the encoded protein is MIKITLASGSPRRKELLASLGVDFEVRTKPIDESVGDAQPPHEAAQYLARLKAQAFEKDVQPHELIITADTVVIHDHKILGKPQNKAHAQQMLLALSGNTHEVVTGVCIYYQHKYEVFAETTQVVFKSLTTQEVNYYIEHYQPFDKAGAYGIQEWIGMVGIERIEGDYYNVVGLPLQKVYTRLKAIAPEIWG
- a CDS encoding 3'-5' exonuclease, which gives rise to MQHTLNLKNPLVFFDLETTGTNIAKDRIVEWAFIKALPNGEIEKDVKKINPEMPIPIESSLVHGIYDEHVKDAPTFKSIAKNLVKFLEGCDLAGYNIVRFDVPVLVEEFLRVGVDFSVNNRKLVDAQKIFFMMEPRTLTAAYKFYCNKSLEDAHTAEADTVATLEVLNAQIHHYEGVEIKDKEGNSFVPVHNDVNKLHELVNDKIVDFAGRMVFNDKGQEVFNFGKFKGKPVEWVLEREHGYYDWMMKGDFALDTKRKLTEIKLRKFNKK
- a CDS encoding UDP-N-acetylmuramate--L-alanine ligase; this encodes MSKTVNKIHFIAIGGSVMHNLAIALHQRGHQVSGSDDYIFDPSKGKLAQHGLLPDEFGWFPEKITDQTDFVILGMHARPDNPELKKAQNMGIKIYSYPEYIYQSFADKQRVVVGGSHGKTTITAMLLHVFKYHGLPCDYIVGAQLAGYNSTVKITADAPVAIIEGDEYLSSPIDRTSKFLHYRPHIGCITGIAWDHINIFKTFEAYTQVFAQFADTFVDGGKLFFNTQDPRVAAICREPRKGITQTPYQEHPHKIVDNQTVLLTEQHGEVKVKLFGNHNMQNLAVAKAMCLQLNLSEAQFYEAIPSFTGASRRMEKIAENNDKAVFKDFAHAPSKVTATTQALKKQYADRNLVACLELHTFSSLNKDFLGQYHNALQKADTAVVFFNPEAIALKKLETINADDIKAAFGQSNLTVFDQSTQLVDFLHAQSWDATNLLMMSSGNFDNLDLKLLAEEIVSN
- a CDS encoding CHAT domain-containing protein, which gives rise to MNKNTVIFSAFADPHENLPSLNKEKNAMQDELASLETRGVLRHFSRSGLDLPAYFEYLQNLKNQVTIFHFGGHANWQGLRLQDKAAFFYPLANELSQKNPTSLKLIFLNGCSTYAHVNALFDLGLKVVIAAKVNISDAKAAKFAQYFYKNLAKGASIQEAFASAQNFIEAAEEVSKKTRLAEAPKRWSKVEDSPHAKLEDEGFDWGLYFLDEQALNFRLVQAPNHQANGQPSAEQQAFLAEEIKIKKCLDKAKLKKALTMTQELLVKHNLYDQAYEQQVIITSGSYHSLKLNHHKGLVNENDYKQQVIDIAKAISKILEEAKEEL